GCAAAGTACCAGATTGGGATGAATGGCAAGTATGTGCAACTGAAGGTTATGTTGGCACACTGTCCTTCGCCTTACTAAACAGAATCTCTGCTTTAATTGTTCTGCTGGGCAATTGTGTAATgacccgatttctcgagtgtcataCAGTAACCAAATGACATagttttcgtaaagaattttcgtcgattcatcTATTACTCTTTACTTAGTGACAAATCGTCGTTGAATTTATAAAGTTCTTTAATTAACATAATAACCCAATTACCAAAAGAAACATGCGAAAATAAAACTCGTAAGTAAACATTGAAACCTTAAAATATTGGAAATAAACGTTGTGGTCACACCCATGTGTGAAAAAAACCACATTTGAAAAGTAATCATCCAAATATCTGTGAAATAGAAACCGCTAAACCATTTTTAAAATATCCAACAAGCAAATAAATCAAAATCGACGTAACCACTCTCAGGATCCCCAAAGTACAAGCTCAGCGCTTCTTAGGCACAACTGTGTCGCCCTCAGAACCTTCAAGCCATCCGCATTGTCTTTTCTTTGGCGGTGCTTCGACATCGGGATCTGGAAGGACATGCTCTGCAATCACTGGTCGGAAATCCACAGTCGTCTCCTCATAAGGATCTGTCTCCTCCGAAGAAACTCTGGACTCTTCGTCTACCGGACAGTGGAACCGTGCCGGTGGAAAGGGCATCTCTATGACTCCTCCGCTTATGAATTGATCCTCCACGATATTGCCCAGCTTGTCACGTCCTGTGAGTACCACGTCGCCGACGTAAACCCTGCGAACTCCAAACGCGTCGGTCGTCCAGACTCGGTCATCATTATTCTAGAAACATTGAGTACAAAGAGACCTTGGTCATAATATCCCTTCCTTATGAATACATTATCCTTGGTCATTACAATTTTATCTTATTCAAAAGAAATCTTCACACCAGCCTTCATCAAGTGACCAACATAAATCAGATTTGATCTGATCTTAGGAACATGGAGAACATTCAATAAATCAAGGGTCTTTCCCAATGTGAGCTTGAGACGAACAGTCCCTTTTCCATGGACTCTAGAGGTCCGGGAGTCGCCCACATAAACCagttcttctccttcctctacaGGAAAGTAGGAGGAAAATGCATCTCTATCTCCACATATGTGTTTGGTAGCACCAGATTCTACCAACCAGATCTTCACATCGGAAATCATATTGACTAGTGAAACCGCCCAAGCAACATCATCTCCTTTAACCTGATTTGAATCTGGTTTAGGAGGATCACCACTATTACCATTGTTACCATTTTGCTGGCGGCATTTGCATTGATTTCGAAAATGACCCGGCTTTCCACAGACAAAACAACTCCTCTTGTTTGTGTCTCTTGTGTTCCATTTGAAGGGGATGTTAGAAGGTTTACGGACAAATTGACCAGGTTTCTTATTTGTGTACATGTTGTGGACAAATTTATTCTGTACCATGTTTGCTCGCGAAGTCAAGGCTTTTGATCTTGCTTGCCTTATCTCCCTTCTGCCGGTGTCCTCAATTAGGATGTGTGCTATGAGGTCATCAAGGGGCATCTATTTTtctctatgcttcaactgtTGTTTGTAATCATTCCAAGAGTCTGTCAGCTTGTTAACCAGTGCTCCAGCAGCATCCTCACCAGGTAAGTTGATGTTCTCACTTTTCAGGTCTTCAATGAGCACATCAAATAGCTTGTTAGATAACGTACTAATAATAGTATGACGACATACCTTGTTAGCATGCGCCCAGAGTTGAGGAGAACACCTCAAATTTGGAGATGTTCAGGAATTGGAACCGCGTCAAGGAATGTACATGCGCGCAGGGGGGCAAATCAGTGGATTTGCACTACGTTGGGCCAATCGTGGCCCAATTTCATGCGCGCGAGACCCACCTCTTATTAGGTTCTTTAACATCCACAAAAGAAGTCTAGTATATAAAGTCTTTGAAAGTTCATGGCACAAACAATGTGGGACATTGAAACTttaaaatatctcatttttccaacaagtgtttcTTCCAttaatgtaacaaaaaaaaaacaatttttcaaCTACACAAAACAAGTGTAATATTAATCGATTTGTAGTTTACACGAAAAAGATAAAATAGAGAGATTCTCACTAACGCGAACTTGACGTGAACAAAACACCAACGGACACAATGGGTGGTTACAAGATGCAAAGTCGCTGCTACGTGTTGAAGAGATAGGGAGATTAGGTGCTTGAAGGCAACGAAAATGTAGAGAACATGGTTTAGAAAGTGGGGCCAACgaggttttattttattttaaattaataataattattgttTTTAAATGCCACATCACCCCTTCGTACTTTTCTTTTGGTATTCACCCGTATAGCAATTTCCCTTAttgaaatattaattattaatcacatttgagaaaaaatttaaaaatattaataaggaTAAAACTAGTTAGTAAAAGTCAAGTTGACTTGACCTTAATATTGatgaaatattaatatttaaaaaaaataataaaatattaattagttattaataacttttatattatttattatatgaaatactaattgtaaatatttttaacttctcttttttaaaattaaatattaatcttcttattttataaaaaatttacatatttataattttttttgacaatACATATTATTTTTATAGTAAATATCTTCTAATTATTTTTATCATTCacatataattttttgaaattttaacaaAATAGAAATATGAGAACAATAAACTatactaaaatttaaaaatattaataaggaTAAAACTAATTAGTAAAAGTCAAGTTGACTTGACCTTAATATTGATAAAGTATtaatagttaaaaaaatattaattatttattaaaaaaaatacatgctaattagtttataatttttttttgacaatacatattatttttataataaatatcttctaattatttttatcattcacatataaatttttgaaattttaacaaAATAGAAATATGAGAACAATAAAATatactaaaatttaaaaatattaagaaGGATAAAACTAATTAGTAAAAGTTAGGTTGACTTGAccttaatatttataaaatattaatagttaaaaaaaataaaatagtaattagttattaataacttttatattatttattatatcgAATACTAATTGTAAATAGTTTTTACTTctcttttttaaaattaaatattaatcttcttattttataaaaattgtatatatttttaattttttttttacaatacaTATTATTTTTATCATTCACATATaagtttttgaaattttaacaaAATAGAAATATGAGAACAATAAAATAtactaattttttaaatatcttATATCTTTTATAAGATcgtatcatcttaaaaataaaaaagtactcAGAGcctaaaattattattttttaaaatttttaacttttaactaATATTTGAAAGTTAAAATTTGAATAGctcaaaaagtaaaatttcACAATTTTGATGTTTTGACTCCTGATCCCAAttgacagaaaaaaaaaatcaagacaCGCGCACCCAGCCCCGCCCAATCTAGTATAAAAAGGACACACTGCTACTCCAAAATGCCACACCCCAAAACCAACTTCAATTCTCTTGCGAAGTTGCCGGAAATGCCTCCTCCTCCGCTTGTTTACAACGTCGGTGACAAAGTAGAAGTGATCGGCAGGGAGAAGGGTTTCGTTGGTTCATATTTCGAGGCGACCATTGTCTCTGCCCTCGATGATGGCCGCTACGAGGTTAAGTACGAGAACCTCATGCAGGACGGGAAGCCCAGGGCTCATCTGAAGGAGAAAGTGCCGGCGAAGGACCTCCGCCCGAGGCCGCCTCGTGTCGAACCCGGCGGTGTATTTGAGTCGGATCAGAGTGTAGACGTGTTCACCAATGGTGGGTGGTGGAAAGGGATGATCATCGGGGAGATGGACAAGGAGCGGTCTGTGTACTGCGTGAATTTCACCAAGCCCAAGAACGAGTATCATGAGTTCCGTTCGTCTCGCATCAGGGCTCACCATGAGTTTCTTTCAGGGAGGTGGTTCCAAATGCC
This portion of the Lotus japonicus ecotype B-129 chromosome 3, LjGifu_v1.2 genome encodes:
- the LOC130748722 gene encoding protein AGENET DOMAIN (AGD)-CONTAINING P1-like, which gives rise to MPHPKTNFNSLAKLPEMPPPPLVYNVGDKVEVIGREKGFVGSYFEATIVSALDDGRYEVKYENLMQDGKPRAHLKEKVPAKDLRPRPPRVEPGGVFESDQSVDVFTNGGWWKGMIIGEMDKERSVYCVNFTKPKNEYHEFRSSRIRAHHEFLSGRWFQMP